GTCGATCGATCGGCTACTCGGTGAAAAATCCGGTCAGTTTCGACAGATGTTGGGTGTGAATCGGCCCGGCCAGCCAATGCTGTGCGGATTTCTGAATCGGCAGCAGCATCCCGTTGGGCAGATGGACGGCGGCCTTGTGGCGGAGAAATTGCCGCATGCGCTGCGTAGTTGGCGGCGCGGGGTCGAGAATGGAAAGCAGCACCATTCGGGAGAATTGTTCGTGCGTGAAGACGGCGGTGGTCCCGGTCCAGGATTCCGCGAGCGTGAGAAAGGCTTGGGCCCGCTGCGCGAAGTGGGCGAACGATTCGCTATCCTCGCCGTGGGAGGCGTGGGGATTGGCGTGCTGCCAATAGGCTTGGACGAGCGGGTAGCGATCGCGGGGCAGAACGCCGGCAAATTGTTGGCTATTCAACAGAGCGAATTCGTAGACTGCGGCTTCGATCACCGGGACATGCGGAAATTTGGCGATCAGCGGGGCGGCGGTTTGGCGGGTGCGGCGATAGGGTGAGATGACGATTCGGTCCGGTGGCTCGTGCCAGTGTGCGGCGATCTGCTCGGCTTGCAGTTGCCCCGTGGGGGTGAGTTCCACGGTTGCATTCGGGCCGGTGATGAGGCCCGCGTTGGATTGACTTTCGCCGTGACGAATCAGCCAGATCATTCGAATTCCTCAGAGAACAAGCTCGGCAATGGCACGTGTTGGCATCGCCGAACACCAGACCATTCGTTCGTGACCATCGATGATTTCCGATGGAAACCGGCGAACGTGCTGGAAAATGACAAACTCGCGGGCGTCGATCGATCCCCGATCGGACAACCGCGAGCGATCATCAGCAATCCCGTCGTCCCTCAGCACTTACGGAGTCCGCAGTTGATTCTGGATTCCGCGGATGCCGGGCGTGAGCCGCAACATATTTTCGGCTAACGCGATTTCGTCTTCATCCTTGGCGGTGCCAGTGAGCACCACGACGCCATCGGGTTGCACGTTGATCTGAATCGCAGCGGGGTTGCTGAGCCGCGTCGAGCGATCGAGCGTCCGCCGCAGATTGTCGGACAACGTCTGCGGTGCGGTCGGCTTGACCTTGAATTTCAACGTGGTGGAATAGGCCACGCGTGTCGGCGGGGTCAGCGAGGCATTGCCCGCCGCGCCCCCAACTCCGCCCAATCCGCCAGCGGCACCCGCACGAATGCCCGCAGTTCCACCCGCGCCACCGAATCCGCCGCCGCCACCGAATCCGCCGCCGCCACCGAGTCCACCGCGTGCCGCTCCCGTGGTGCCGCCGATGAGCGTGCCACCGCCGCCCGCGCCGCCGATGATCCCGGCTCCGCCGCCGCCGCCGGTACGTCCACCGCCCAATCCGCCGGTGCCACCAAACCCGCCGGCACCGCCCGCGCCACCACCGAATGCCCCGGCACCGCCCGTGCCACCGCCGCCGCCACCGGCTCCACCCGTGGAATTAAACAGCGGTTGGCCGAAGCCACCGGGCCGATTGGCCGCCGTGGAAGTGGTAATCGTCGATGCTATCCCCGGACGCCCTTGATACAAGGGGTTGGCGTAGGAATTCCGCAGAAAGTTGCTTTGATCGATGACCGGGCTGGCTTGGACGTTTGCGGAACTGGTCGCCGACAGGCTGAATTGGCCGCCGGTAGACTGCCCCAGCCCGCCACCGCCCTGCCCACCGCCGCCACCACCACCGCCACCGAATCCACCGCCCCCACCACCCGCTCCGCCGCCGCCGGTTCCGCCACCACCGCCGATGGTCTGTGCCGTGGCAGCGCCGGATTGGCAAAGGAACACGGCGAGTGCCCCAAGCAGCATCCACGTTCGGAAACGAGCGATTGAGCGTGCCATCATCGGATGACCCCGGTTGGAAAGGCAAAATGGTTTCACACGTTGAGCGTGTTCGTTCTATTGTAACGATTCCATCGGTCATTCTGAGCCACAAATTGACTGAGAAATCCATGAGAGGGGGCAGAGATGCGAAAAATCGGAACGGCAGTTGTGGGGACTGGATTCATTGGCCCGGTGCATGTGGAGGCACTTCGGCGATTGGGGCAACCGGTGGTTGGCCTGCTGGGGTCGAGTCGGAGTCGATCGCAAGCGGCTGCGGATGCGCTGGGGATTGCCAAAGCCTACGGAGATTTTGCGGAGTTGTTGGCCGATTCCGATGTGGGAGCGGTGCATTTGGCGTCGCCGAATCGGCTGCATGCGGAACAAGCGTTGGCGGCAATCGCGGCGGGGAAGCACGTCCTCTGCGAGAAACCGCTGGCGATGTCCACCGACGAATCCCAACAACTCGTGGAAGCGGCCCAGGACGCGGAATCTCGCGGAATCGTGACCGCCATCAACACCAATATCCGCTACTACCCGCTGTGCTTGGAATTGCGGCAACGGGTTCGCGCCGGAGAATTCGGCAGCATTACGCAAATCGTGGGATCGTATTTGCAAGATTGGCTGCTGGAAGATACCGATTTCAATTGGCGAGTCCTGCAAAGCGAAGGCGGGCCATTGCGAGCAGTCGCCGATATTGGCACCCATTGGATTGACTTGGTCTGCTTTATCACCGACTTGGAGGTGGAAGAAGTCTGTGCCGATCTCGCAACGGTCTATCCGACCCGATATGCACCACGCGGAAGCGGCTCCGTGGAGACATTTACCGGAGGAACCGTCGATCGAAACAGTCGAGAGCCGATTTCGGTTGATACCGAAGATTTAGGATCGGTGCTGATCCGCTTTGTGGGTGGCGCACGGGCCTGTTTGAGTGTCTCGCAGATGATGGCAGGCCGAAAAAACTGCCTTCGCTTCGATTTGGCCGGGACACGAGCATCGGCGGCCTGGAATAGCGAAGAGCCGAATCAACTGCAAATCGGATATCGGAATCAAGCGAATGCCCTGCTGTTCCGCGATCCCAGCCTGCTGCATGATTCGGTGCGACCGTTTGCGAATTACCCCGGTGGCCATGCCGAGGGATTTCCCGACTCGCACAAGCAGCTATTTCGCGCGTTTTATGAACGAATTGCGACCGGAAAACCGGGAGCGATTCCATTACCCTCGTTTGCGGATGGCCACCGAGTGATGCGAATTTGTGACGCGATTCTAGCAAGCAGTCGCAACCACGCGTGGGTTCGAGTATAACGGGCCCATGCGGCACAGGCATCGGCCCATCACCGCGAATCGCCGAAGGAGCATGCATGCAATTGGGATTTGTTAGCGCCATTTTGGGCGAACTGAGCATCGAGGAAGTCCTCGCCTTTGCAGCGGATGAGGGATTCGGCTGTGTCGAAGTGATGTGCTGGCCCCCCGGCCAAGCCGAGCGACGCTACGCGGGTGTCTCGCATATAGATGTCACCACGTGCGATGACGACCAGATTCACCACCTGCACAATCTGGTTCGCATCCACAATGTCAGCATCTCGGCGCTGGGCTACTACCCCAACCCGCTCGACCCCGATCCCGAAGTGCGCTCCGTGGTCGTGGAGCATCTGCGCCAGGTGATTCGCACCGCCCCGAAGCTGGGTGTCTCGGTAGTCAACACCTTCATTGGCCGCGATCCCTACCAAAGCATTGACGAAAATTGGCCGTTGATGCTGGAAGTCTGGCCGAGCCTGCTCGAAGAAGCCGCGAAAGCCAAGGTGCGCATCGGCATCGAAAACTGCCCCATGCTGTTTAGTCGGGATGAATGGCCGGGCGGCAAAAACCTGGCCACCACCCCCGCCACCTGGCGACGCCTCTTCGAACAATTTGGCCACGAGCGCATCGGCCTGAATTTCGATCCCTCGCATCTCATTTGGCAGCACATTGATATTGTCCGATTCATTCGGGAATTCGGATCCAAGTTTGTGCATGTGCATGCCAAGGATACCCGAATCGATCACGAGCGATTGTACGAACATGGCTGCATGGGATTGGGGTGGCACACCCCCAAGCTGCCGGGATTGGGCGATATCGATTGGCGGGCGTTCTTCTCGGCATTGAGCGATGCCCGATTCAACGGGGCGGTTTGTATCGAAGTTGAGGATCGCGCCTACGAAGGGTCATTGGATGCGCGAAAACGGGCCTTGCGGCAGTCCAAACGCTATTTGGAGCAATTTATCTCGCCGTGATGCTCCGCGCCCGCTGGCCAGGCTGGTGCCTACGAATCGGCTCCGCATGAGGCTTTTTCCCGCATCGTCGGCGATTGCCTCAACGATCCGCCCGAGCAATCGCTACGATGCGTTGACTTTCACGCCCAGGCCGCGCGATTTTGCCCGTGCCTGGGCGTTCGCTGTTTCTTTCCAGGGGTGCCATGCCAGACAATGAAACAGTCGGCCATTTACCGTCGATTCATGAGGCATGTATGAAACGCCAATGGATACTCACACTGGGTCTTTGCTGGGGCAGTTTTGCTCCGCTGACTCAGATCACCGCAGCCGAGCCTGCCGAAATGAGAACGTCGCAGCCGCCGGATGCGAAACGCTCTCAGGCGGGTCGGTTGCAGATTTTGAGCAATCCGCAGTTGTCGGGGATCAACTTCGGCTTGATGATCCGCGGATCAGAAGCCACCCTCTTTGGAACATTCCCCAGTGAGGATCTGCATCGGTTGGCGTTGGAGTTGACCGCCCAACTGCCCGGTGTCCGATCGGTGACATCGGATTGTGAAGTGATTCCGCCGCCGCCGGTGGCCATTGAAATGGTCCAGCAGATGGTTGCATCGGGGGGTCGCACCAGCAATCCCGCCGCGGCTCGTCCCGCAGCAAGCGCCGCAAGCGTGCCCCAACCCAAGCCCAAGGTGGTGCATCGCAAACCGACCATGCCCTCGCAGCCAATCGGGATCGCCTATTTACCGCCGATTCCGACGAAGCTCCCGCCGCCGGACCCCAATCTGGTCGTGCGACCGCGCGATTTAGTGCATTCGTCGGCGTATCGTGGCGGGGTGCAATGGAAGCCGAGTGAGGATTTGCCCCCTGCGGTGGAACTGCTCAAGCCCGAATTTCTGCCCGATCGCTAAGCCACTTAGCGACGGCCTCCCAAAAAGAGGCTGGAAAATAAAAAGACGACGCTGAATAGACTCAGAAAAAACAGGCACGATGCCGCCGTCAACATCAGTCCCGAAGCGGGATTTCCCTCCGGCTCGCTCGCATCAAACGCAGTCACCAATGCATGTTCCAACATCTGCCGATCGGATTCGGGGGTGGTCCCCCAATAAATCGTCAGATTGCGTGCCGTATGGAATGGTTCCACCTGCAATTGGAATGCCGCTGGCGTGGAGGTGAGTGCGGGCAGTTCGGATTCCGCCACGTGGACCGCATTCGGGCGACTGGGTTGCGTCTCCAGTTCCGCACCGGAGGCCGTGACCGGAACGGCATCGTCCAACGGTTCCTCGCCGATCGGCAACGCCGCCAACTGCAACGATTCCATCCGCGCTCGGTTCGCCGCAATCCAATACCCATCTGGGCGTGAGATCACCATGCGTCCCAATTGCGCCGCCGCTCGGTGCAATCCATCGGTCCACTGCATCAAATCGACGTTATAGATGACCGTCACGCGACGGCGATGATAGATCACCCCGCCAAT
This DNA window, taken from Tuwongella immobilis, encodes the following:
- a CDS encoding histidine phosphatase family protein, producing the protein MIWLIRHGESQSNAGLITGPNATVELTPTGQLQAEQIAAHWHEPPDRIVISPYRRTRQTAAPLIAKFPHVPVIEAAVYEFALLNSQQFAGVLPRDRYPLVQAYWQHANPHASHGEDSESFAHFAQRAQAFLTLAESWTGTTAVFTHEQFSRMVLLSILDPAPPTTQRMRQFLRHKAAVHLPNGMLLPIQKSAQHWLAGPIHTQHLSKLTGFFTE
- a CDS encoding BON domain-containing protein → MMARSIARFRTWMLLGALAVFLCQSGAATAQTIGGGGGTGGGGAGGGGGGFGGGGGGGGGQGGGGLGQSTGGQFSLSATSSANVQASPVIDQSNFLRNSYANPLYQGRPGIASTITTSTAANRPGGFGQPLFNSTGGAGGGGGGTGGAGAFGGGAGGAGGFGGTGGLGGGRTGGGGGAGIIGGAGGGGTLIGGTTGAARGGLGGGGGFGGGGGFGGAGGTAGIRAGAAGGLGGVGGAAGNASLTPPTRVAYSTTLKFKVKPTAPQTLSDNLRRTLDRSTRLSNPAAIQINVQPDGVVVLTGTAKDEDEIALAENMLRLTPGIRGIQNQLRTP
- a CDS encoding Gfo/Idh/MocA family protein encodes the protein MRKIGTAVVGTGFIGPVHVEALRRLGQPVVGLLGSSRSRSQAAADALGIAKAYGDFAELLADSDVGAVHLASPNRLHAEQALAAIAAGKHVLCEKPLAMSTDESQQLVEAAQDAESRGIVTAINTNIRYYPLCLELRQRVRAGEFGSITQIVGSYLQDWLLEDTDFNWRVLQSEGGPLRAVADIGTHWIDLVCFITDLEVEEVCADLATVYPTRYAPRGSGSVETFTGGTVDRNSREPISVDTEDLGSVLIRFVGGARACLSVSQMMAGRKNCLRFDLAGTRASAAWNSEEPNQLQIGYRNQANALLFRDPSLLHDSVRPFANYPGGHAEGFPDSHKQLFRAFYERIATGKPGAIPLPSFADGHRVMRICDAILASSRNHAWVRV
- a CDS encoding sugar phosphate isomerase/epimerase family protein; translated protein: MQLGFVSAILGELSIEEVLAFAADEGFGCVEVMCWPPGQAERRYAGVSHIDVTTCDDDQIHHLHNLVRIHNVSISALGYYPNPLDPDPEVRSVVVEHLRQVIRTAPKLGVSVVNTFIGRDPYQSIDENWPLMLEVWPSLLEEAAKAKVRIGIENCPMLFSRDEWPGGKNLATTPATWRRLFEQFGHERIGLNFDPSHLIWQHIDIVRFIREFGSKFVHVHAKDTRIDHERLYEHGCMGLGWHTPKLPGLGDIDWRAFFSALSDARFNGAVCIEVEDRAYEGSLDARKRALRQSKRYLEQFISP
- a CDS encoding BON domain-containing protein; this translates as MKRQWILTLGLCWGSFAPLTQITAAEPAEMRTSQPPDAKRSQAGRLQILSNPQLSGINFGLMIRGSEATLFGTFPSEDLHRLALELTAQLPGVRSVTSDCEVIPPPPVAIEMVQQMVASGGRTSNPAAARPAASAASVPQPKPKVVHRKPTMPSQPIGIAYLPPIPTKLPPPDPNLVVRPRDLVHSSAYRGGVQWKPSEDLPPAVELLKPEFLPDR